One genomic window of Cyprinus carpio isolate SPL01 chromosome B8, ASM1834038v1, whole genome shotgun sequence includes the following:
- the LOC109064551 gene encoding UDP-glucuronosyltransferase 2A1-like, producing MLLHPQIFVLVAFLWSVPPLSLAGKILVYPVDGSHWLNMDILLRELHQRGHKLTVLRSANSWYIPENTTHYTPITIRADHLSSLEDPEYMASFLKRNIDIQRGEGSVWSFMALQKEVITLLEDAHKSSAEMVRTILEDKKLVKILKESKYDLMLTDPGFAGGVILGKYLGLPMVYNVRWITNAEGHFAIAPSPLSYIPTIGSRVTDKMSFANKMKNFLHYGIGQYIDHLITRPLYQGVISEHIDPNTNVYSLIQGADLWLMRVDFVFEFPRPTMPNVVYIGGFQCKASKPLPEKLEKFVESSGEHGVVIMSLGSLLGSLGPDISEVIASAFARLPQKVIWRHVGEKPSTLGNNTLIVDWLPQNDLLGHPKIKAFITHGGTNGIYEAIYHGVPMLGLPLIFDQFDNMIRLEARGVAQVLDVTALDVATLTQALRDILDENQPYQKNMRRMSSLHRDTPLKPMDSAIFWLEFVMRHKGAAHLRTESYRLTWYSYYCIDVLMLIMSLFTAVCVLLMLMSKALLKVFVKKRKSKKE from the coding sequence ATGTTGCTGCATCCCCAAATCTTTGTCCTTGTTGCCTTCCTTTGGAGTGTCCCACCACTTTCCCTGGCTGGGAAGATCCTGGTGTACCCAGTGGATGGAAGCCACTGGCTTAACATGGACATTTTGCTACGAGAGCTTCATCAGcgaggtcacaaactgacagtTTTACGTTCTGCCAACAGCTGGTACATCCCAGAGAACACCACACACTATACACCCATCACTATCCGTGCCGATCATCTCTCCAGCCTGGAGGACCCCGAGTACATGGCGTCCTTTCTTAAGAGAAACATTGACATTCAAAGAGGGGAAGGATCTGTTTGGTCATTCATGGCCCTGCAGAAAGAAGTAATTACTCTTTTAGAAGATGCTCACAAGTCTTCTGCTGAGATGGTGAGGACCATTCTAGAGGATAAAAAGCTTGTTAAAATACTCAAAGAGTCCAAGTATGATTTGATGCTAACTGATCCTGGTTTTGCAGGAGGGGTCATATTGGGCAAGTACTTGGGTTTACCAATGGTGTACAATGTACGATGGATAACAAATGCAGAAGGGCACTTTGCAATTGCACCCTCACCGCTTTCTTACATCCCAACTATTGGATCTAGGGTGACAGATAAAATGAGCTTtgcaaataaaatgaagaatTTTTTGCATTATGGAATCGGCCAATACATAGACCACTTGATCACAAGGCCTCTTTATCAAGGAGTTATCAGCGAACACATAGACCCAAACACTAATGTGTACTCTCTGATCCAAGGAGCAGATCTGTGGCTCATGAGAGTCGATTTTGTATTCGAGTTTCCTCGTCCTACTATGCCCAATGTGGTCTACATTGGAGGCTTCCAGTGCAAAGCATCCAAACCCCTACCAGAGAAATTGGAGAAGTTTGTCGAGAGTTCTGGAGAGCATGGGGTGGTGATCATGTCTTTGGGTTCTCTGCTTGGAAGTCTGGGTCCTGACATATCCGAAGTCATCGCCTCCGCCTTTGCTCGCTTGCCACAAAAGGTGATTTGGAGGCACGTAGGGGAAAAGCCATCTACGTTGGGGAACAATACACTGATAGTGGACTGGCTGCCTCAAAACGACCTCTTAGGCCATCCTAAAATTAAAGCTTTCATCACCCACGGAGGAACGAATGGAATCTACGAGGCTATTTACCACGGCGTTCCGATGCTTGGACTCCCGCTCATCTTTGACCAGTTCGACAACATGATTCGCCTGGAAGCCAGAGGGGTGGCTCAAGTGCTTGACGTCACAGCCCTGGATGTAGCTACCCTAACACAAGCCCTAAGGGACATACTGGATGAAAATCAACCCTACCAGAAGAACATGCGCAGAATGTCAAGCCTACATCGTGACACTCCGCTCAAGCCAATGGACAGTGCCATCTTTTGGCTGGAGTTTGTCATGAGGCATAAGGGTGCTGCGCACTTACGCACCGAGTCCTACAGACTTACTTGGTATTCCTACTACTGCATAGATGTGTTAATGCTAATAATGAGTTTGTTTACAGCAGTCTGTGTGCTCTTGATGTTGATGAGCAAGGCATTGTTGAAAGTTTTTGTCAAGAAAAGAAAATCCAAAAAAGAGTGA